One genomic segment of Hydrocarboniclastica marina includes these proteins:
- a CDS encoding PilN domain-containing protein has product MIQQVNLYTEDMRPRQELFTATRLAGVVLAALIFVVISAGYASWQASGSGADRQAAQVRLAEIRSDLADVVTQLEGRTADPALAAELERLNLDLQNRVALITRLENLALRGAQGFSPLLTGLSRQAVDGVWLTSLEVDREPGNLVLSGLTEEGGLVPYYLEQLRLEPAFAGRRFRQFRLEQIEDSKGVLGFSVGSAIAIGEPEQ; this is encoded by the coding sequence ATGATACAGCAGGTTAACCTCTACACCGAGGATATGCGCCCGCGGCAGGAACTGTTCACGGCGACACGGCTTGCTGGCGTAGTACTAGCCGCCCTGATTTTCGTAGTGATAAGTGCCGGTTACGCCAGCTGGCAGGCCAGCGGTTCGGGAGCGGACCGTCAGGCTGCCCAGGTCCGGCTTGCCGAGATACGCTCCGACCTTGCTGATGTGGTCACTCAGCTGGAAGGCCGAACGGCCGATCCGGCCCTGGCCGCTGAACTCGAGAGGCTCAACCTTGATCTGCAGAATCGTGTGGCACTCATCACGCGACTTGAGAATCTGGCCTTACGGGGCGCCCAGGGCTTTTCGCCGTTGCTGACCGGGCTGTCGCGGCAGGCTGTCGATGGGGTCTGGCTGACATCTCTCGAGGTCGACCGTGAGCCGGGCAACCTGGTATTGAGTGGACTCACCGAGGAAGGCGGGCTCGTGCCCTACTATCTTGAGCAACTGCGGCTCGAGCCCGCCTTTGCTGGACGCCGCTTCCGCCAATTTCGACTGGAGCAGATTGAAGACAGTAAAGGAGTGCTTGGTTTCAGCGTGGGCTCCGCAATCGCTATTGGAGAGCCTGAGCAATGA
- the mshL gene encoding pilus (MSHA type) biogenesis protein MshL, translated as MTRRGTTACIWAGLSLLLLSGCASDPLFQSGQATSTDSADAMDRELQQALEVRAQERTGPPADVAAALLPSLGRSSVVLPPDRFDVAADGLDARRFFQSLVRGTEYNVAVHPDVAGTVSVDLQAVTLPEVMELVGDLYGYEIQRNDNFYRIMPGGLRTRIFQIDYLNMTRTGGSETQVSSGSVSGGSGNGEAGAGAQESDPSTGLVGTRITTSTQSDFWRELTASLEMLIGAEEGRRVVATPATGVVVVRAQGHELKTVEDYLRRTQLIMKRQVVLEAKILEVILNEGYQQGVNWNFAENLSSSVDGEGVYEKYVLGGLSGQTLATTDINGVFSAALRIGDFNSLISLLGTQGNVQVLSSPRIATTNNQKAVIKVGSDEFFVTDIDFDDNNTLTGATNSTSTSVELTPFFSGISLDVTPQISEDGLITLHVHPSVSEVTDQKKVLTVGERDVVLPLAQSTVRETDSVITARSGQIVVIGGLMQNQSEENSSAVPFFSQIPLIGELFKQRRFSGRKSELVILLRPVITGESTAVTDIAESRARIGVLRSLLGSPEGPTPQAAD; from the coding sequence ATGACAAGACGAGGCACGACAGCGTGCATTTGGGCCGGACTTTCGCTTCTGCTTCTGAGTGGCTGTGCCAGCGATCCGCTATTCCAGAGCGGGCAGGCAACCTCAACGGATAGCGCCGACGCCATGGACCGGGAGCTCCAGCAGGCGCTTGAGGTCCGGGCGCAGGAACGTACTGGGCCGCCCGCGGACGTCGCCGCCGCGCTCTTGCCATCACTGGGGAGGTCGTCTGTCGTGCTGCCGCCTGACCGTTTTGATGTGGCAGCCGACGGCCTGGACGCCCGCCGTTTTTTTCAGAGCCTGGTCCGCGGTACCGAGTACAACGTGGCGGTCCACCCTGACGTCGCCGGTACTGTCAGTGTTGACCTTCAGGCGGTCACGCTACCCGAGGTGATGGAGCTTGTAGGGGACCTCTACGGATACGAAATCCAGCGTAATGATAATTTCTACCGGATAATGCCAGGCGGCCTGCGGACCCGGATCTTTCAGATCGACTATCTCAACATGACGCGCACGGGCGGCTCCGAGACGCAGGTCAGTTCGGGCTCGGTTTCCGGCGGCTCGGGTAACGGCGAGGCCGGTGCGGGCGCCCAGGAGAGCGATCCGAGTACAGGGCTCGTGGGAACCCGCATTACCACGTCTACCCAGTCAGATTTCTGGCGGGAGTTAACCGCTTCGCTTGAGATGCTTATCGGGGCAGAGGAAGGCCGGCGCGTTGTCGCGACGCCCGCCACGGGGGTTGTGGTCGTGCGTGCCCAGGGCCATGAGCTGAAAACAGTTGAGGATTACCTTCGCCGGACCCAGTTGATCATGAAGCGCCAGGTTGTGTTGGAAGCCAAAATTCTTGAGGTCATCCTCAACGAAGGCTACCAGCAGGGGGTTAACTGGAACTTCGCGGAGAACCTCTCCTCCAGCGTCGATGGCGAGGGCGTCTATGAGAAGTATGTGCTGGGGGGACTGAGCGGGCAGACGCTCGCCACGACCGATATCAACGGCGTGTTCAGCGCGGCGCTGCGTATTGGTGACTTCAACAGCCTGATCAGCCTCCTCGGTACCCAGGGCAATGTGCAAGTCCTGTCGAGCCCCCGCATAGCCACCACCAATAACCAGAAAGCCGTTATCAAGGTCGGCAGTGATGAGTTCTTTGTTACCGACATCGACTTTGATGATAACAACACGCTCACCGGCGCCACGAATTCAACATCGACATCGGTGGAGCTCACGCCCTTTTTCTCGGGTATTTCACTTGATGTTACGCCTCAGATAAGTGAAGACGGGCTTATTACCCTCCACGTGCACCCGTCTGTCAGTGAGGTCACCGACCAGAAAAAGGTTCTGACAGTGGGGGAGCGCGACGTCGTGCTGCCGCTGGCCCAGAGCACCGTTCGTGAAACAGACAGCGTGATCACGGCCCGTAGCGGCCAGATCGTTGTCATTGGCGGGTTGATGCAGAACCAGAGTGAAGAAAACAGCTCTGCGGTGCCTTTCTTCAGCCAGATTCCGCTCATCGGTGAGCTGTTCAAACAGCGTCGTTTCTCGGGCCGCAAAAGCGAGTTGGTCATTCTGTTGCGCCCGGTTATCACTGGCGAATCCACAGCGGTTACTGATATTGCCGAAAGCCGGGCCCGCATCGGCGTGTTGCGTTCCTTGCTGGGGTCGCCCGAGGGGCCAACGCCTCAGGCGGCTGACTGA
- the gspM gene encoding type II secretion system protein GspM, whose amino-acid sequence MNFKAAWAAFEARFDTLNQRERVFAFVTAAVLVVFGGWQFAVAPALQQIDRDRTEITSLTGETDALQLRLSEAQEELGKSPTATLQAQRHQRKARLDRTQQRLEALAANLISPEGMVALLRQMLKGKDGLTLVSVTHAPAEAENLADAAKGQPGLYRHRVTLTVRGAYFDLVAYLQALEALDSRLGWNAMRYKVAQWPEGELQVELVTLSLSEEWLGV is encoded by the coding sequence ATGAACTTCAAGGCGGCATGGGCAGCTTTCGAGGCGCGCTTTGACACGCTAAACCAGAGGGAGCGCGTTTTCGCGTTCGTAACCGCAGCTGTGCTGGTGGTGTTTGGCGGGTGGCAGTTTGCAGTTGCGCCTGCTTTGCAGCAAATCGATCGGGATCGGACGGAAATTACCAGCCTGACCGGCGAAACAGATGCGCTTCAACTGCGGCTGTCCGAGGCTCAGGAAGAATTGGGCAAGAGCCCGACCGCGACCCTGCAGGCTCAGAGGCATCAGCGCAAGGCGCGTCTCGACCGGACTCAGCAGCGGCTTGAAGCCCTGGCCGCGAACTTGATCAGTCCCGAAGGTATGGTTGCGCTGCTCCGGCAAATGCTCAAAGGAAAGGACGGCCTCACCCTTGTATCGGTGACCCATGCGCCGGCCGAAGCCGAGAATCTTGCCGATGCGGCCAAAGGTCAACCTGGGCTTTACCGGCATAGAGTTACCCTGACAGTGCGGGGCGCCTATTTTGATCTGGTCGCGTATCTGCAGGCGCTTGAGGCCCTCGATAGCAGACTGGGCTGGAACGCCATGCGCTACAAAGTTGCGCAATGGCCTGAAGGCGAGCTGCAGGTCGAACTTGTAACGTTAAGCCTGAGTGAGGAGTGGCTGGGTGTTTAG
- a CDS encoding cytochrome c oxidase assembly protein — protein sequence MTLTEFGYALLPYDFSLPTVVAFAAVLVFYLLGLRWLPAGERIGPWRIFAFLFGLGICYVVLHTRYDYYAQFMFFIHRAQHLVLHHLGPFLIALSNPLPLFRLWYRMIPGGAKPFLRPLRWVYDILQQPLIAAVLFVGLVYFWLWPSIHFDAMLSRDLYWLMNWSMLIDGLLFWWLMLDPRNPDLAGTLSYGKRIVILIVIMFPQIALGAWITLNKNPVYDVYAVCGRAWPLPAETDQMLGGILTWIPPAMMSVVGSLILLGYMARVERQDRNRKAAANTQST from the coding sequence ATGACCCTGACTGAATTCGGATATGCCCTCCTGCCCTACGACTTTTCGCTACCCACGGTTGTAGCATTTGCTGCAGTGCTGGTTTTTTACTTGCTGGGCCTGCGGTGGCTTCCAGCCGGTGAGCGCATCGGCCCCTGGCGGATTTTCGCGTTTCTGTTCGGGCTGGGCATCTGCTATGTCGTGTTGCACACCCGTTATGACTACTATGCGCAGTTCATGTTTTTCATACACCGGGCCCAGCATCTGGTGTTACACCACCTCGGTCCGTTTCTGATCGCCCTATCCAATCCACTGCCGTTGTTCCGGCTCTGGTACCGAATGATTCCGGGCGGTGCCAAACCCTTTCTGCGACCGCTAAGGTGGGTGTACGACATCCTGCAGCAGCCTTTGATTGCGGCAGTGCTGTTCGTTGGGCTGGTCTATTTCTGGCTCTGGCCCAGCATCCACTTCGACGCCATGCTCAGTCGCGATCTCTACTGGCTGATGAACTGGAGTATGCTGATCGACGGCTTGTTGTTCTGGTGGCTGATGCTCGACCCCCGTAACCCCGATCTCGCCGGGACGTTGTCCTACGGCAAACGGATCGTCATCCTCATCGTCATCATGTTTCCGCAAATCGCCCTTGGCGCCTGGATCACCCTGAACAAAAACCCGGTGTACGACGTTTATGCCGTCTGCGGCAGAGCCTGGCCCCTGCCCGCCGAAACTGACCAGATGCTGGGAGGTATCCTGACCTGGATCCCGCCGGCAATGATGAGTGTGGTCGGGTCCTTGATTCTGCTGGGCTATATGGCCCGGGTGGAGCGTCAGGACCGCAACCGTAAAGCGGCCGCCAACACTCAGTCGACCTGA
- a CDS encoding SCO family protein, protein MHMTPSHRTARSFLPRGLLSLALMLVLSGCSPGPVEWNGKDISELMPELAYQLVDEQGNPATAEDYAGQVRLLFFGFTHCPDICPATLAHLRNALREIPEQQRDDVTVLFVSVDPKRDDPEVLAEYTEYFGPNFVGMTGTEPELRKLSQRYRTTFGYGEPDAEGHYDVSHSSAIYAFDREGNARLLLRSELTPEQIAEDLTHLLNEDR, encoded by the coding sequence ATGCACATGACCCCATCGCACCGAACAGCCCGGTCATTCTTACCCCGGGGATTGCTGTCCCTGGCGTTGATGCTGGTGCTGAGTGGCTGCAGCCCCGGGCCGGTTGAGTGGAATGGAAAGGATATAAGCGAGCTGATGCCCGAACTCGCGTATCAGCTTGTCGATGAACAGGGTAACCCGGCAACTGCGGAAGACTACGCCGGCCAGGTCCGGTTGCTGTTCTTTGGCTTTACCCACTGCCCGGATATCTGCCCGGCTACACTGGCCCATTTGCGCAATGCCCTGAGGGAGATTCCCGAACAGCAGCGGGACGACGTTACTGTACTCTTTGTCAGTGTGGATCCGAAGCGGGATGACCCCGAGGTACTCGCTGAATACACGGAATACTTTGGCCCCAATTTTGTCGGAATGACGGGGACAGAACCCGAGCTACGTAAACTGAGCCAACGCTACAGGACCACCTTCGGCTACGGCGAGCCGGATGCGGAGGGCCATTATGATGTTTCACACAGCAGCGCTATATATGCCTTTGACCGCGAGGGAAATGCGCGCCTTCTGTTGCGGTCAGAGCTCACGCCGGAGCAGATCGCCGAGGATCTGACCCACTTGCTGAACGAAGACCGTTGA
- a CDS encoding ExeA family protein, with protein MYESFFGLREMPFALTPNTRFFVAASSHREALELLTVGLAQGEGFLKISGEVGTGKTMLCRMLLNHLEGEAITAYLPNPQLSPRGLYQALADELDIAGGHQGNTHLILRRITRSLIQKTGQGQRVVLVIDEAQAMAPATLEALRLLTNLETESRKLLQVVLFGQPELDRVLDRDQLRQLKQRISFSCRLAALTRDSVDAYLAYRMQQAGYNGEPVFTAAAIRAITRASRGIPRLINLLAHKSLLAAWGRGDYKVGRWHARRATRDTESARPPGLLGWGILS; from the coding sequence ATGTATGAGTCTTTTTTCGGCCTGCGTGAAATGCCTTTCGCGTTGACGCCCAATACGCGTTTCTTCGTCGCGGCCAGCTCTCACCGTGAGGCGCTTGAACTGCTGACGGTGGGCCTCGCCCAGGGAGAGGGCTTCCTCAAGATTTCGGGCGAAGTCGGTACAGGCAAAACCATGCTCTGCCGCATGCTTCTGAATCATCTCGAGGGTGAAGCCATTACCGCTTATCTTCCCAACCCCCAGCTCAGTCCGCGTGGCCTCTATCAAGCGCTGGCGGACGAACTGGACATAGCCGGCGGCCATCAGGGCAATACCCACTTGATACTCCGCCGCATCACCCGAAGCCTCATCCAGAAAACCGGGCAGGGCCAGCGCGTGGTGCTGGTTATTGATGAGGCCCAGGCCATGGCGCCGGCGACGCTCGAGGCCCTGCGCCTGCTGACCAATCTCGAAACTGAAAGCCGGAAGCTGCTGCAGGTGGTGCTGTTCGGACAGCCCGAACTCGACCGGGTGCTGGATCGGGACCAGTTGCGCCAGCTCAAGCAACGTATCAGCTTTAGCTGCCGGCTGGCGGCGTTAACCCGGGACAGTGTGGACGCGTATCTGGCCTACCGTATGCAGCAGGCCGGCTACAACGGCGAGCCCGTCTTTACCGCTGCAGCGATCCGGGCGATAACCCGCGCCTCACGGGGCATTCCGCGTCTGATCAATCTGCTGGCCCACAAATCCCTGCTCGCGGCCTGGGGGCGGGGCGATTACAAAGTCGGCCGCTGGCACGCCCGGCGCGCGACCCGAGATACAGAGAGTGCACGGCCGCCGGGTCTTTTGGGCTGGGGCATACTCTCATGA
- a CDS encoding DUF4331 domain-containing protein has translation MDKLFNRSLLAVSVAGLCLGTSLGQASSHREAPFITETPKVDATDFYMFRSYEPGRENSVTLIANYLPLQDPYGGPNYFDLDQDAIYEIHVDNTGDAQEDLTFQFKLTDVVNDIQLPVGDMMVSVPVKNVGGIGPAATDTDNVQVRQEYAMTVIRGDRRSGTRQAAMNETSGTTTFRKPLDNIGQKSVADYAAYASNHVYDVAIPDCGTGRVFVGQRKDAFAVNLGEVFDLVNIANPVGNANRNVEANDLAGKNVTSFALEVPASCLTGSALSSADQPVIGAWTTASLRQARVLNPKPEASGKGATIEGGAFTQVSRLGMPLVNEVVIGLKDKDRFNASQPMDDGQFATYVTNPTLPEILELLFSGAGVKAPDSFPRNDLVTAFLTGVDGVNKPVGVTASEMLRLNPAVAVTPAGSQDDLGVLGGDNAGFPNGRRPVDDVVDIALRVVMGALTTDAPNKDVEFTDGVQVDPADLLTVFPYLNTPLPGSVK, from the coding sequence ATGGATAAGCTTTTCAACCGGTCTCTGCTGGCGGTTTCGGTCGCAGGACTTTGCCTTGGTACGAGTCTGGGCCAGGCATCAAGCCACCGCGAAGCACCGTTTATTACTGAAACTCCTAAAGTAGATGCCACTGATTTTTATATGTTCCGCAGCTATGAGCCGGGGCGGGAGAATAGCGTCACCCTGATCGCCAATTATCTGCCCTTGCAGGACCCGTACGGCGGTCCAAACTATTTTGACCTGGACCAGGATGCCATCTATGAGATCCACGTCGATAACACCGGCGACGCCCAGGAAGACCTCACCTTTCAGTTCAAGCTCACTGACGTAGTCAACGACATCCAGTTGCCCGTAGGCGACATGATGGTCTCGGTTCCTGTTAAGAATGTCGGCGGCATCGGTCCCGCGGCCACAGATACTGACAATGTACAGGTGCGCCAGGAATACGCGATGACGGTCATCCGTGGTGATCGCCGTAGCGGAACCCGGCAGGCGGCGATGAACGAGACCTCTGGTACCACGACGTTCCGCAAGCCACTCGACAATATTGGCCAGAAATCGGTTGCGGACTATGCAGCTTATGCGAGCAACCACGTGTACGACGTTGCCATTCCCGATTGCGGTACCGGCCGGGTTTTCGTTGGACAGAGGAAAGACGCTTTTGCGGTAAACCTGGGCGAGGTTTTCGACCTGGTCAACATTGCCAACCCGGTCGGCAATGCCAATCGCAACGTTGAGGCAAACGATCTGGCGGGCAAGAACGTCACGTCCTTTGCTCTGGAAGTTCCCGCGTCGTGTCTGACCGGCTCGGCTCTAAGCAGTGCGGATCAGCCTGTTATCGGTGCCTGGACAACGGCCAGCCTGCGTCAGGCGCGGGTCCTGAACCCGAAGCCTGAGGCCAGTGGTAAAGGCGCGACGATTGAGGGAGGCGCCTTCACGCAGGTTTCGCGCCTGGGTATGCCTTTGGTCAACGAGGTTGTGATCGGCCTCAAGGACAAGGACCGGTTCAACGCCAGCCAGCCAATGGACGACGGCCAGTTCGCGACCTACGTGACCAACCCCACCCTGCCAGAGATCCTGGAACTACTGTTCAGTGGCGCTGGCGTCAAAGCGCCCGACAGCTTCCCCCGCAATGACCTGGTTACGGCTTTTCTCACGGGTGTCGACGGGGTCAATAAGCCAGTTGGTGTTACTGCTTCTGAAATGTTGCGCCTGAACCCGGCGGTTGCAGTGACTCCGGCGGGCTCACAGGATGACCTGGGGGTACTTGGTGGCGATAATGCCGGCTTCCCGAATGGCCGTCGCCCGGTCGATGACGTGGTGGATATTGCTTTGCGGGTTGTAATGGGCGCGCTCACCACAGACGCGCCAAACAAGGACGTAGAGTTCACCGATGGGGTCCAGGTTGACCCGGCCGACCTGTTGACCGTGTTTCCCTACCTGAACACGCCGTTACCTGGTTCGGTCAAATAA